TCGCGTGCACGCGGGCCTGGAGCTTCAGCAGCCGGTCGCGGAACACCGGATTGTCCATCAGGCGGCTTCCGTCGACGGTCTCTTCCTTCATCAGTTCGATGATGGCTTTGAGGCGCGTGCCCGCTTGGTTGGGATCGCCCAGCATGCCGCGCTCGTGCTTCAGCGTGGCGTTCGCCACCATCCAGCCGAGGCCCCGCCCCGCGACGACGCCGGATTTCGGCACGCGCACATCGGTGAAGAACACCTCGTTGAACTCGGCGCGGCCGGTCATCGTCACCAGCGGGCGCACTTCGATGCCGGGCGTCTTCATCGAGAACAGGATATAGGAGATGCCCTCGTGCTTGGGCTTATCGGGCTCGGTCCGCACCAGGCAGAAGATCATATCGGCCTGTGCCGCGGTCGAGGTCCAGATCTTCTGGCCGTTGATGATGAAATCGTCGCCGTCTTCCGTCGCGCGCGTCGTGAGTGCCGCGAGGTCGGACCCCGCGCCCGGCTCGCTATAGCCCTGGCACCACACGATCTCGCCGCGCAGCGTCGGCGCGATGTATTTGCGTTTCTGCTCTTCCGATCCGACTTCGAGCAGCGTCGGCACCAGCATGGAAATGCCCTGGCCGCTCATGCCCATGGGCAGGCCGGCCGCGATGAACTCCTCCGCGATGATGCGCGATTTCAGCACGTCGGGCGCGGCGCCGTAGCCGCCATAGTCCTTCGGGATGGTGCGCGCGGCATAGCCGTGCGCGATCAGCAGCGTCTGCCATTCGCGGACGTCACCGGCGGGCGGCGCGCGGTCGCCGAAGTCCCGCGCGAAGTCGCGGACCTCGTCGCGGAAGACTTCGTATTCGGGGGAGTAGGAGAGGTCCATCGTTCTTCGCTCTCTCCACCGTCATCCCCGGGCTGTCCCGGGGATCCATGCTCACGACTGCCGCATGGGTGTTCATAGATGGCCGGGACAAGCCCGGCCATGACGGTCAAAGGAGGATTGGTTACAGCCGCTCCACGATCGTGACGTTGGCGAGGCCGCCGCCTTCGCACATCGTCTGCAGGCCCCACCTCTTGCCGCGATCCTTGAGCGCATACAGAAGCGTCGTCATCAGCTTGGTGCCCGAGGCGCCGAGCGGATGGCCGAGCGCGATCGCGCCGCCATTCACGTTCAGCCGCTCCGGATCGGCGCCGGTCTGCTGCAGCCAGGCGACGGGGACGGAGGCAAAGGCTTCGTTGACCTCGAACAGGTCGATGTCGCCGACCTTCATGCCGGCCTTCTCCAGCGCGCGCTTGGTGGCGGGCAGGGGGGCTTCCAGCATGATCACCGGATCGCCGCCGATCACCGTCATGTGATGGATGCGCGCCAGCGGCTTCACGCCCAGCGCCTTCAGGCCCTTCTCGTTGACCACCAGCACGCCCGACGCACCGTCGCAGATCTGCGAGGAGGTCGCCGCCGTGATCGCGCCGCCTTCGCGCAGCAGCTTCACGCCCTTGATGCCGTCCAAGCTCACGTCGAAACGGATGCCCTCGTCGGCGGTGTGCTGCGATTCCGTGCCGTCCTCGGCCTTGATCGTCAGCGGCACGATCTCGTCCTTGAACTTGCCGCCCTGGGTCGCGGCGATTGCCTTCTTGTGGCTCTCATAGCCGAAGTGATCGAGCTGGTCCTTGTTGAGGCCGTACTTGCTCGCCATCATTTCGGCGCCCATGAACTGGCTGAACTGGATGTTGGGATATTTCGCCTGCAGCCCCGGGCTCATATAGGTGCCCATGCCGTTCTGCATCGGCAGCGCGGCGCTAGCGCCCATCGGCACGCGCGTCATGCTCTCGATGCCCATCGCGATCACCGCGTCCATCGATCCCGACATCACCGCCTGCGCCGCGAAGTGCAGCGATTGTTGCGAGGAGCCGCACTGGCGGTCGACCGAGGTGCCCGGCACATGCTCGGGCAGGCGCGAGGCCATCACCGCGTTGCGCGCGACGTTGATCGCCTGCTGGCCGACCTGGCTGACGCAGCCGCAGATCACGTCCTCGACGAGATCAGGATCGGCGCCGGAACGGTCGAGCAAGGCATTGATGACGTTGGCGCCAAGATCGACCGGATGCCAATCCTTCAGCTTGCCGCCGCGCTTGCCGCCGGCGGTCCGCGCCGCCGCTACGATATAAGCCTCACTCATGACGTTACTCCCGATGGTTTTCCGGGCGCCGTTTTAGCACCGCGACCGATGGCTCGCACCAGCGGAAAATCGCATCTTTTTGGTTGCCGCAGCGGAAACGGGGCTCGCGCGCTGGGAGCGAGACGAACGTCACGGCGATGAGGAACGCGCAAGGCGGAGCCGTGGACGGCGGGATGGATCGCGGCCGCGAAATTTCCGGTGGTCTCCGACATCGCCGATCCCGAGGCGAGCCTTTCCACGCTCACGACGTCCGGGGTCGAGGACGCCCGATCCGCGTCGGTTGCCGCCTGAACCGGTGCGTGCCAGCATCGCCGCATGGCGGATGATGGACGCGCGAAGATGAGCCCCGCGACGGTCGCGGCCCAGGCGCTCGGCTGGATCGACGAGAAGACGCGCGCGGTGTCGCCGCCGCTGCATCCCTCCTCGACCTTCCTCCGCGATCCGGACAACCAATACCGCTCCGGCCGTGTCTATGCCCGTGCCGACAACCCGACCTACGACCAGGCCGAGGCCGTGCTGGCCAGCCTGGAGAACGGCGCGGCGGCGGCGCTGTTCGCCTCCGGCATGGCGGCGGCGACGGCGGTGTTCCTGGCGCTGAAGCCCGGCGATCATGTCGTGGCGCCGAAGGTGATGTACTGGCTGCTGCGGCGCTGGCTGCTCGGC
Above is a window of Rhizomicrobium sp. DNA encoding:
- a CDS encoding acyl-CoA dehydrogenase family protein, yielding MDLSYSPEYEVFRDEVRDFARDFGDRAPPAGDVREWQTLLIAHGYAARTIPKDYGGYGAAPDVLKSRIIAEEFIAAGLPMGMSGQGISMLVPTLLEVGSEEQKRKYIAPTLRGEIVWCQGYSEPGAGSDLAALTTRATEDGDDFIINGQKIWTSTAAQADMIFCLVRTEPDKPKHEGISYILFSMKTPGIEVRPLVTMTGRAEFNEVFFTDVRVPKSGVVAGRGLGWMVANATLKHERGMLGDPNQAGTRLKAIIELMKEETVDGSRLMDNPVFRDRLLKLQARVHAMEFHGLRLLTSRLKGEDPGVAGLIVKLMGCELNHQLAAFAIDALGELGILYGGSPHLRNNGNWQWNYMFDLGLIIGGGTAQIQKNIIAERGLGMPREPKAAKA
- a CDS encoding acetyl-CoA C-acetyltransferase — its product is MSEAYIVAAARTAGGKRGGKLKDWHPVDLGANVINALLDRSGADPDLVEDVICGCVSQVGQQAINVARNAVMASRLPEHVPGTSVDRQCGSSQQSLHFAAQAVMSGSMDAVIAMGIESMTRVPMGASAALPMQNGMGTYMSPGLQAKYPNIQFSQFMGAEMMASKYGLNKDQLDHFGYESHKKAIAATQGGKFKDEIVPLTIKAEDGTESQHTADEGIRFDVSLDGIKGVKLLREGGAITAATSSQICDGASGVLVVNEKGLKALGVKPLARIHHMTVIGGDPVIMLEAPLPATKRALEKAGMKVGDIDLFEVNEAFASVPVAWLQQTGADPERLNVNGGAIALGHPLGASGTKLMTTLLYALKDRGKRWGLQTMCEGGGLANVTIVERL